Part of the Quercus robur chromosome 5, dhQueRobu3.1, whole genome shotgun sequence genome, tcaaaaaccaaatataaaatacatgaattttctcaaaataaatatgataatgctttctaataatgatataaatgtgcaaaattaagctattatcaatgCATATCATAGGGTATGGAACTAAAATGTCTTAGGGAAAttatatcaaaaagaaaaacgacATTTTCGAACGtagttcttaattttaattagcATGAGATGGAAAGCCAAACACTTCCTTCATTGCAATTAGAGATTTCGTATATACAGTCTTAAACTTTTCCTAACACGAAAATGGTTGAATTGCTGGGATAGAAAGGctccaaacacaaaaagagagagagagggagagagagatttgggATGTTACTTGGACGATGAGATGTCTTCTAGCTAGATGGATAAAGGGTTTATGCTAAGTGTCTGAATGATCTTTAGTGTAATCTTCTCCTGATTTTATAGTGGGGATTGGCATGAATGTAGGAAGCCTACTTTGAGATTGCGTGGATAGTTGGGCAATTAATATGTTGTTTTTAgagaaaaatggaaaacaaaTTTAGTTGTATGATATGGATAAGGGTAATGTTATTGCACACGCAATGTGCAATTGCATGCTGCCCAAAACACAACTGAAAATGTGACCAAAAGTCACGTTTTCAGTTGTTTTGGGCAACATGCATTTGCACACAAGGTATACAACTGGCTTTTCCCTATGGAATTGAATATACCCATCCTAGACTCGATGGCCCCTAATATGGCACTTAGTTAAAATGCAAGGGCAGTGTTAATTACACACACATCTATACACACgtaaaaaacaactaaaatcgtgcattggagaaataattttaaattagaaatcGCACCTTCAAAGCACAATattagttgttttgttttgttttgtagaaCTTGTTCTCCTTTTTGCCGATTATTTCAAATCAATgcattcttcaaaataaaaataaagaagttttTAAGTGAAGTGAAGCACTTACAAATATGTACCGTCCTTGTAACTTGGACTTGATGGCATATGTAATGTGACAGCAGGCCTTATAATAGGTTTTGGAAAATTAGATATCTTAATTTAGTTGCCTTCTTGCAGTTGCAGGCACACTGTAATACTACCAATTCTGGTACAGTCTTAACTGGCCAaagactctttctttctttgattttctattttaattttgtcttaATTTACACTATACTCTCTGCCCccaccttatatatataggaagcTACATACATAAGTCTTTCACAACCAAAATCTCAATTGCTTTTATCTCCCTAATCCTTTAGAACTCCTTTATTTGATTCAAAGCTTCCAGATGGCTTCCCCCATTCTCTTCTTCGGACTTctaactttctttttccttgctGCATTGGCATCTGATCCTAGCCCTCTCCAAGATTTCTGTGTTGCAGATACAAATAGTCCAGGTACAATATGAGCCTTAAACCTGTATACTTCTACTGAAAATTTCACCCTATAAGGTTAATAGCAGTAGCTCCGTAAATATTTGTTCAAACTCTTTTTCACCCACTCGCACGACGATATTCACAATTGTACACATAATGTatgcatttttaaaaaagtaatgacAGTGACACACTACTTGTTATATACTCACCTTACACACACTACCACATAAATTAAAATCGTgattttaaaacataatttcaaaataaagtgTGTATGTAGTGTGCAATAGTAAGTAGTATTTAATAAAAGATTCTCtgatttaaaagtttaaaacataGAAAAGGAATATATACAACCGTGTGAAATAAGTTGTGAGAAAGTTGTGCGAGAAAAATCATTATCTTTAAATAGTATGGCTTTCATGTTTCTTATTTGCAAATGTGGTGGTTGGTGGCAGTGCTCCTAAATGGTTTGGCTTGCAAGGATCCTAAGACGGTTGTAGCCAATGATTTTTCAAGCAGTGGACTTCATATAGCAGGCAACACATCAAACCCTGAAGGGTTAAGCGTGGCCTCTGCACAAATTCCAGGACTTAACACTCTTGGAATTTCCCTCCTCCGTTTTGACTACGCACCATGGGGTATCAACCCTCCCCACATTCACCCTCGTGCCACCGAAATCTTAACAGTCTTGGAAGGTAGCCTTGAAGTTGGGTTTGTTACATCTACTCCTCCAAACCGTCTTATCACAAAGGTGCTACAGAAGGGTGATGTGTTCGTATTCCCAATTGGTCTCATCCACTATCAAAGAAATGTTGGTAAAAAAAGTGCCGCCGCCATTGCTGCTGCAAGCAGTCAAAACCCTGGTTTTATCCCAATTGCCAATTCAGTGTTTGGGTCCAAGCCTGACATTCCTAGTGACGTTTTAGCTAAGGCCTTCCAGGTGGATAAAAATGTTGTCAACTATATCCGGTCTAAGTTCTAGACAAGCtatgattattttatttcattaatttaggGTACGTTTAGTACACTAAATGGAGATTACGAcaaaaattgtaatctttattactaggaataaaatgtgttgtaatgtaataactaaacttattcattagtttggttgtgagttataacattaaactgaaacttaacatttattttaggaaatttcttactcatacaattatatctccttacaaaattgttatttttaaatttaagagagataagtgttatattttatgattttttatttttataattgttagatatatatggaaagtttatttacttggaaatatattaaaatttgaaattattgtacttactaaggaataggaaatacaaccttttaaagaggaataattattccttattttgaagaataactattcataagaaatgattattttttgtaataaaaaaataatcaaactaaaaaataattaaattatagaaataactattacattacagaacttattacagtctaccaaataTGCCATTAATTAATGATAAAGAACCTACTCCTCTCCACATTCTGTGCGAGTGTGTCAATTTGTTATTTTACAACCTCATTGGAAGTTTGTGCGCATTGTTTTGCTGTTTCTAtgttatatttgtaattttattattatgatactttaggtttccttttcgattttatttaataaaatatagtttttatgaattttcctctcttctttttcttttttttttagaagatttatGTACTTTCCTTTATTCGTCTTCCATTCCATCTAGAATCCTTTGCTTCAAATTATGAACCACGTTCaacagcatttttttttttttcatttttatataatttccttaaaacattttattttcacatCACAATAATTATCAAATCTGAAagcaataattatgaaaataataaaagtcaCATGAAGAacttcttcaaatgaagaatTAATTGTTACGGTAGCTAGTTCAGTCACAAGGTACAAGCCTTCAATTATTTGCACGTATAAGAGGAGGAAAAAACAGAAGACAGCCCAACCTATAGCCTTATGGATAGAGCCTAATAATAATTGGGCATGAAGATTAAGCAAATCTAAACATTTAATAATTAGAGGTTCTTTATGCATTTCGTTGTTTGCTATTTAAGCACATTTTTTTGATTATTGTAAAACAGTTTTGTCTATTTTGATCATAAGATTAAATGTGTATTTCTCTTACACTGGTGCCAACTATAGTTTTGCTTAGTGCTAACTCTAAACAACCCTTAGGTGCTTACTCCTAAGATTTATCCTTTGTTTtgcaattgtttaattttcccATTGATATTGTGTTGTTGTCCTTCGTTAGTAGTCTACTTACAAAACCTTTACAAAACCTTTGTAACTAGACATCTTTGTATCCTCAACAAATGATCCACTTGCCTTCCTATCATAGGGATCCCATAACTCTGGATTTCTTCTACATAAACTTTTTCCACAAACAATCCTCATCTGCAACAACCTGGACTTTTGGTGTTCCAAAGAGCTCTCTAGAAGTTTTCTGACCAATGAACTTACTGGCAGAGGATTGTAGTTTTTTTCTGGTTTGGATGAACAACACTTATAATCTTTTAATCTCACATATAAAGTTCAAGGTTTGATTCTTGATATGCTCTTGTTTGGCAGCCTCTCTCtcgaaaaaaaagttttttatagaaaaaaatggGTTAAATTAAAGGCACAACAAATAGGTTTATTATTCACGCAATTCACTCGAGCGAATGTCAAGCAAAGGTCTCGCAAACATCCTGTTCAACTTTTAGTCAACGAAGTTTGTACAAGGTCTCGTAAACTTTATGCCTCTAAGGCTCTAACATTCACTTTAGCGATAATGATTTCACTTGATTGTGTCTTCTGAAActtgaatttttcaattttcttctagACTCAACTCAATGTTCTTTTTGTGACGATTTTATGGAAAAACATCACAAAACAACAAATCAATGAAATCCAAAGTAACTTTATAAATCACTGAAAAAGAATTAGGACTACTTTCTATCACATGAGACTTGAAACATGCCTTCTTAAAATATGAACAGATACATTAAACTCATAGAGAACAtgtatggaaaaaaaatgaccaGCATAAAATAAGCCTTAGATACATAAGATTGTATTCAAAACAcatgaaattaagaaaattagcATCAACTCACAATACTACTTCCCCTTTTAAAACGAAATGACAAAGAAGATGAAGTGTTTAAGTTCTTACTCTTAAGCAAACAAATTTAGGACTCCCCCTTAGTATTGACCCTCTCTATGCTTTCTTttctatgggaaaaatctttttgatttcaaaataaacttttataaaactatttttaggaaaatttttggaaataattaagaaaatatccTGAAAGCAATGAGAGTTCACAATGAATGGTAAATAATACGCTCTTTCACTATATGCATATTGAAGCTCATGTGACTCAAGTAGATATGCATGGAGACGCATCCAATTATAGTTATTTACGACTATGCATTATAGCTTTCAATGATATATAGTTCATACAtgcaaattaattttattattataaatctctgtctcttttttattttctttaataaaatatgattaaattctataaggatccTAAGTTAAAAATCATTACATACCATCTCATAACATTACGCcacatttgaaattttcaaagaaaagcaTTGGGAATTTGGGTTTAATACAGAAAATCATGGTCCCAATTACCATATTCaactaatataataaaaatattaaataaagaaaaaaaaaagttgagaagCCCAAAAGATTTTGTTGGAGACTGGGTCAAAGTCAAACAACTAAAGTTGTCCAGATACAATTAATCCCCTGGTTAGTTATTTAGGGTCTAAatcttcaattttatatatatatatatatatatatagagagagagagagagagagagagagagagagagagagagagagagagagagagagagagagagagagagagagagagagagagagagagagagagagagagagagagagagagagagagagaattttgcgtcatatgtctaaatttatgtgagaaccacaccataattatccacttgAATTTGTGTCAGTTGTCGAGATACAATTCATCCCCTGGTTAGTTATTTAAGGTctatatctaaaattttcaattaagagagagagagagagagagagaggtaaaacttagagaaagttcaattagaattcaattttgCGTTATATGTATAAATTTATGTGAGAACCACACCATAATTATCAACTTGAGTTTGTGTCATTtgtccacttaagttttttaatatttgtgtcAAGTGACTTAataagtgcaaaatactaagaatttaatattaatgaactataaaatatttttaaaaaatcaatcacatatactcaaaaaaaataaccataacACAAAGATCACCACTCCTTCTatcttatttaaaattataataaaaaaattatcataagtagtattaaatttagataaaaattttaatatgtgactaattacgtttactttttaaaaaattgactaattattATTGTAAGGTCAGtctttggggcccaggcccaaaaGTAGATGGTTCTGGCCCAAAGGACCttgaacaatgaatttgtagagagcgggttacagaactagaaCTTGGCGAAGTGAATGTTAGTTAATTCTAGACCAAGCAACGGTTTAAACATAAGAACACCTCCTTTATCTCTACTGGATActcagtccgaggagacataTGGGTGCACCTCTGTTTCTGATTTAAAGGATATAATCTTTTACTCTTTCTCCTCACTTTTTTCTgatcccttcttcatggggatgcccttctcttatatagacTCCTTAAAGAAACAGGAGCCCTATACTTGTTGAttatctggaccttcacttgagtgtctgtcccatcggacatcctcCCTACCTctctgtgagttgcagtggccaaggtaagACTGTTCGcctgtcctctccacattaatgcggccagaaaagtagtttcctggcatttaatgcggtagtTGAGGCCTCTCTCTGGACATCCTATGCTCTTGTTCTTCTCCCTGCTTTGTGAGGCTTATCCTTACTaccaatatttgtttggaatgaCTCCTTATTATGGATAGGGTGCATGTTGGGCTCATATCTGGCGCGTCCGAGGAGACACACCTCCTCGAACGTCTTCTTTAAATAAGTTTGGACTTATTAGGGTTGGGCTGGCAGTTATTTTGGTGGCCCATTTTCCCTTTGGTTGTAGTTGGACTCTGTATAGGGCCCAAAGCCCGTTGTTTGTCttgggaattttacccctacaattatatttttatgataaaaattgtgtttaattttaaatgcatatatatatgtatgcatgtgttacatgctttttttaaaataatttgactaattatttatatttttataataaaatttgtgtttaattttaaattcatccatgcatttgcatgggttacatgctaatttatatatattaatagataaagttaagagaaaatccaattaggtTTTAAATTTGATTCCAATTGTTGTCTAATTATACAccacatgtctttttttttttaatttctattctAGGTAAGCTAATGAGGTGCAAAAGACAAATgatctaatataaataaatcatcaaaaacttgataaataaataaataaaaaaaaaaaagagtaaacacATGCGTatatcaaaaagaaattaaaataaaataaaataagagagagagagagagagagagagagagagagagaataatttgaatccatatatgtgtgtaattgtaatttttttaaattttatcatgcATATGCACTGATTATACACTAgtctatatatttaataataggtgaagttgaaagaaactcaaattagaatttcaaatcaaaattccaattttgtgtcatgtatcttgaattatttattcttaaagagtatTATTTCgtaattttataatcaaatatgggatcacatcataaatattcatccaagtaagttattaagtaaaaaaactaaaaagtctaaaataaatgaatcgtaaaaaaaaaaaaattaaaaagtgcttcactataataaaataaatatatatattgacaatttatattttatacctaataatatccatacaaaattttataaagagttaacaaaatataaaaatgactatcaatagtgtAAGGACTCAAATTGTATTGATCCTAAACTCGTATTGGGTTCAAATGCTaacggcccaaacaataaatttgtagagcgtggatagaagaactagattatccccagaagaaaaacgattaaatttAACGATTCAAAATGGATTGACACAAATATGATTATCAATTTATCCTCGGAACAAGCTAAGTTCTTTGTTTCATATGGTTTTCTTCGAAACATCAATTGTATAAAAGTTCCAATCCCCCCTTCAGCGCATTCTTCCGGGTTTATATATTACAATCTTGGCTTTATccttaccacacacgtgtagatTAGATTCGGAGGACTCCTTCCTGTCTCATCTAACACTTCTTAGAACCATCAACtaatagctgtaaggctgcttgatcactgttcaaGCATCATTTcaacattaatgcggtcagagagttggttgaaaggcatttaatgcggaggtagcagcttttcaagatatttgtttatttttcttttcttattcctGGTACAAAGTCTTGTCCTTAGTCATGGTGTAACTCTGAAGAGAGTCTGCGATGATATTACACTCAGATTTACCTCGGATACACGTTGCCGAGAAggcttttgtcctcggacgcttATTGGACCCATCTCTCATTGTCTCTATTCCTCTCTTAACTTTACTCCCCTCATAGCCATAtttgggcctcctcggatggtctaacgtcctcggatagggccataggcccagttaatATTGCTTTTAATAATACTTCCTAATTACTTGGCCCCCacaaatagtatttaaattatatatatatatatatatgaattatattatgcatcttattgtatatttttaagtatatTCATACATATGCAtagggttacaagctagtatatattaataggtaaagcttagaataaaattcaattagattttaattggatttttaattttgcgccacgtgtctcatttaatttttaattctttgccaagtgaattattgaatataaaaatcgaaaagtccaaatccaattagattctaaattggatttcaattggagtctaattttctGCCATGTGtccatctaaatttttatttttgtagcaagtgaattattgagtacaaaaaccaaagaatctaaatccaattaaattctaaatcatatatataataagaaattattatatattttaaaaatgtatggtttaaaaaaatgtaagctaataccatgtataatttgaacctcttttaaaaaaaagaataatttgaaccatataattgtaattgtttttaattttatccatgcatatgtatgAGGCTAAACATTAGTATATATTAAAGTAGAACATCCAAATATTACAATGATTGCACAATAAGTTGTCAATATCATTGGTTCAATACCTATTTAACGCTTTAGGACTTAGggtgttgtgaaatttttaagTACTCGCAAGTGTACAAACCATACTGAAGTATAGTTTGATaagaacgaggtcgaacccacaAGGACTTAAATGAACGtagaaaaatttatcaaatcttaaccaaattaatcctaatctagtttaataaaaattggttgtttgaaattaaatatactaagcaaataattaaactaagcaaagatgTAATATGAAGCAGTAAAGAAATGAAAACAATctagagaaaggaattaaggttttgggaTCCAACTTGTTAAttcatatcagcatatatttacgatcattaatttttcccaaccactacatgataatctaaaAATCAATCTCACTACCATGGAgaatattatcattaaaacttctatttaaatatctaaAGCATGCTCTTCTTCGCTTTCTAGgattaaaatcaaatcatcaattatatccgtagccaaacaaatcacaagagatatccaattttaaaatcaagaaataaaaaactaagcatttaattaattaaggcAAATCCTAAATCAcaagaaaaacatgattaaaCTCATATTTAGAATCCtgtcttagtcaattgatatgaagcaaaaacaatttaaatcattaaagaacaactattgtgggaaaaataaaatcacataaatattattgataatccTTAATAAGGTTTTATCCTCAAtcctaattttaaatttagctactcTTGGTAATATAAAACACaagaataaaatactaaacattaaactagacaaataaaatagagaaagaaatagtcacAATGCTATCATGGAGAAAAGCTATAGAGAAACCACATGCGGCACTACCTCTTGctccaattttttgttttgcatcccaGCCCTAACACTAGCTTCCTCTAAATTtttccctaaagagcctttaaatagatTAAGAAATCTTATTGCAAGTTaaattcccgtttggagaaaatcgtaaatttttaggcttcacttaaccgatgattttggcccatttaagaTCAGAATTTGGACTTGTGGTAAAccacaaagttgtagccctttaagttaactttccaagccaacttgaatcatctcgattggacatctgagTCGAAAGTTATGCCAAACATACTAACTGATGGGCaagctggaatcctaatccgaattggacttggatttggtgcaaatttcctttgattccttgcttcaattggatttaaatttaattgggttggccttCTTTAACTCCATCATGGCCCCTGTAAAATTAAAGTCTATTAGCtatcttctttgcacaaatccacttatttaatttcattctcctacaaaaaacaaattcacgcaataaaattcaattaagcacaaaattgattattcagcattattcaaaaaccaaatataaaatacatgaattttctcaaaataaatatgataatgttttctaataatgatataaatgtgcaaaattaagctattatcaatgCATATCATAGGGTATGAAACTAAAATGTCTTAGGGAAAttatatcaaaaagaaaaacgacATTTTCGAACGtagttcttaattttaattagcATGAGATGGAAAGCCAAACACTTCATTGCAATTAGAGATTTCGTATATACAATCTTAAACTTTTCCTAACACGAACATGGTTGAATTGTTGGGATAGAAAGGctccaaacacaaaaagagagagagagggagagagagatttggaATGTTACTTGGACGATGGGATGTCTTCTAGCTAGATGGATAAAGGGTTTATGCTAAGTGTTTGAATGATCTTCAGTGTAATCTTCTCCTGATTTTATAGTGGGGATTGGCATGAATGTAGGAAGCCTACTTTGAGATTGCGTGGATAGTTGGGCAATTAATATGTTGTTTTTAGAGAAAAATGGAAAGCAAATTTAGTTGTATGATATGGATAAGGGTAATGTTATTGCACATGCTATGTGCAATTGCATGCTGCCCAAAACACAACTGAAAATGTGACCTAAAGTCACGTTTTCAGTTGTTTTGGGCAACGTGCATTTGCACACAAGGTATACGActagttttttctttgggtAAATTCCACAAACCTACCCTGAGGTTTGTGGAAATACCAATGAGGTCCATGACATTCTAAAACCTATCAATTTAGTTCTTAAAAGACAATTTTGTCCtaactttctttctctttctctaatcTGTCTCCGTTCCTCTccccttctctcttctctttctctatctctcagatctctctctcaaaaatcacAGTTTGGCTCCTTTCCAATACCTGTTCCGccattcctttcttttcttataaattctttttttactctgttaaaaccaacacaaaatTATTCAACACCAAAACCCCATCTCTAATCTAACCCAAAAACATACCctataaaaccaacaaaattcaACACATTTACACAAACCATTCACCaccaaaaacacatttttaatcaaacccagaaacctACTCTACAAACCAACAGAAAtcaacacatttaaaaaaaacattcacCACCAAGAACCCATTTTtaaatcaaacccagaaacatCCACTAGCTTTTCAAGAAACCAATGCATATACACATGATAAAATTACTGAACAATCATCCATAAAATTGTAAGATTTATTTATGTCAGctcagacaaaaaaaaaaaaaaaac contains:
- the LOC126729149 gene encoding putative germin-like protein 2-1; protein product: MASPILFFGLLTFFFLAALASDPSPLQDFCVADTNSPVLLNGLACKDPKTVVANDFSSSGLHIAGNTSNPEGLSVASAQIPGLNTLGISLLRFDYAPWGINPPHIHPRATEILTVLEGSLEVGFVTSTPPNRLITKVLQKGDVFVFPIGLIHYQRNVGKKSAAAIAAASSQNPGFIPIANSVFGSKPDIPSDVLAKAFQVDKNVVNYIRSKF